From Spirosoma aerolatum, one genomic window encodes:
- a CDS encoding RagB/SusD family nutrient uptake outer membrane protein: MKTLITKGTLTATLLMAVSFACTDKFLEVPATGQLSGAQLTTKAGLDGLLMGAYAQLNARGFSQSASSFNWVRGSVSGGEANKGSNSGDFNALTPYETYQLLPSSGEVNAKWNAMYEGVARCNSVLRSLGSAGSDVTAAQKTGLQAEARFLRGHYYFELKRNFNMVPFIDETVDYGTGIEKVANNADIWPKIEADFKFAQDNLPATQSSVGRANKWAAMAYLAKTYLYEKKYTEAKALFDQVITSGVTSNGLKYKLLDNYSDNFNAAKDNGSESVFAIQAAANAGSSDNANPDLVLNFPYNTGSNGPAGCCGFFAPSFELANSFRVDAKGLPLLDGSYNTGANQLKTDQGIASSAAFTPDAGPVDPRLDWSIGRRGIQYLDWQPHPGLDWIRDQSFAGPYSPKKFVFYKSQDKVLTDGSSWTDGYSAINYNIIRFADVLLMAAECEVEVGSLATATNYVNMVRTRAANPAGFVTQNGKPAANYVISNYPTFADKATARAAVQFERKLELSGEGHRFYDLVRWGTAATVLNAFLAYESKLLPTAYSGGKFTAGRDEYQPIPQTQIDYQGKDVLAQNPGY, encoded by the coding sequence ATGAAAACACTGATTACCAAAGGCACGCTGACCGCCACTCTGCTGATGGCCGTCTCTTTTGCCTGTACCGACAAATTCCTGGAAGTGCCCGCCACCGGACAGCTATCCGGTGCCCAGCTTACGACTAAAGCGGGTCTGGATGGTCTGCTGATGGGGGCCTACGCCCAGCTCAACGCCCGGGGCTTCTCCCAGTCAGCCAGCTCTTTCAACTGGGTGCGGGGTAGCGTATCTGGGGGCGAAGCCAACAAAGGCTCCAACTCCGGCGACTTTAACGCCCTGACTCCCTACGAAACCTACCAGCTCCTGCCCTCCAGTGGTGAAGTCAACGCCAAATGGAATGCCATGTATGAAGGGGTGGCTCGCTGTAACTCCGTACTCCGTTCACTCGGCTCTGCCGGATCGGATGTGACGGCCGCTCAAAAAACGGGACTTCAGGCTGAAGCCCGCTTTCTGCGAGGTCACTACTATTTCGAACTGAAACGGAACTTCAACATGGTGCCCTTCATCGACGAAACCGTCGATTACGGCACCGGCATCGAGAAAGTAGCCAACAATGCCGACATCTGGCCCAAGATCGAAGCCGACTTCAAGTTCGCGCAGGATAACCTGCCCGCTACCCAGTCGTCCGTGGGTCGGGCCAACAAGTGGGCCGCGATGGCCTATCTGGCGAAGACCTACCTCTACGAGAAGAAGTACACGGAGGCCAAGGCCCTCTTCGATCAGGTCATCACCAGTGGGGTTACCAGCAATGGCCTGAAGTATAAATTGCTGGATAACTATTCGGACAACTTCAATGCCGCTAAAGACAACGGTTCGGAGTCCGTGTTTGCCATCCAGGCCGCTGCCAATGCCGGTAGCTCGGATAACGCTAACCCCGATCTGGTGCTGAACTTCCCTTACAACACGGGTTCGAATGGTCCGGCTGGGTGCTGCGGATTCTTCGCTCCCAGCTTCGAATTAGCTAACTCGTTCCGGGTCGACGCCAAAGGCTTACCGCTGCTGGATGGTTCCTATAACACGGGCGCTAATCAGCTGAAAACCGACCAGGGGATTGCCTCTAGTGCGGCTTTCACCCCCGATGCGGGTCCGGTCGATCCTCGTCTGGATTGGTCAATTGGCCGTCGGGGCATCCAATACCTGGACTGGCAGCCTCACCCTGGTCTGGACTGGATTCGTGACCAGAGCTTTGCGGGTCCTTACTCCCCCAAGAAGTTCGTCTTCTACAAGTCACAGGATAAGGTGCTGACCGATGGTAGCTCGTGGACGGATGGTTACTCGGCCATCAACTACAACATCATCCGGTTTGCCGATGTGCTGCTGATGGCGGCAGAATGTGAAGTCGAAGTAGGCAGTTTAGCAACCGCCACCAACTATGTCAACATGGTGCGCACACGAGCAGCTAACCCTGCCGGTTTTGTAACCCAGAATGGCAAGCCAGCGGCTAACTATGTGATCAGCAATTATCCAACGTTTGCCGATAAAGCCACGGCTCGTGCCGCTGTTCAGTTCGAGCGGAAGCTGGAGCTATCGGGAGAAGGTCACCGGTTCTATGATCTGGTTCGTTGGGGCACAGCGGCCACGGTACTGAACGCCTTCCTGGCTTATGAGAGCAAGCTGTTGCCGACGGCTTATTCGGGTGGCAAGTTCACGGCAGGACGTGATGAGTATCAGCCCATTCCGCAAACCCAGATCGACTATCAGGGTAAGGATGTGCTGGCACAAAACCCCGGCTACTAA
- a CDS encoding endonuclease MutS2: MLYPNTLEVKLGFDSIRERLKEACVSPLGQDYVEKIRFTDNTQLIDKLLRQTTEFKQIVQYEPDFPTSNYIDVRPHLSRARVEGLALTEAEFFDLKLALRTVQDCLRFLTRHADTHQSDSKRDEVSNFPFLRELAGPVSLDKKLTDSLERVIDDRGNVRDSASPELASIRRRIIGEQANLRKRLDSILRQARQNGWIPDDLSLTVRGGRLVIPIAAEHKRKIKGFVHDESQTGQTVFLEPAEVFDANNEIRELEYEERREIYRILLALTDQIRPHLDDLRKAVNFLAQIDFIRAKAKLAVQLEASMPKLLERPLVNWTNARHPLLYLSFMKQGKTVVPLQVRLDEKARILIISGPNAGGKSVALKTIGLLQYMLQCGLLVPMEDYSEMGVFQNLFIDIGDEQSLENDLSTYSSHLTSMKQFLIGANKRTLFLIDEFGTGTEPGLGGAIAESILEDLAKSGAYGVINTHYTNLKVMADKTPGLVNGAMRFDGEHLEPLYQLEIGRPGSSFAFEIAQKIGLPKGVIDRAKEKLGTQQVNFEKLLKELDIEKRVFSEKNLEISINQRKLAQQLAEYTALKTRLDNEQKKIVNEAKQKAKTLVQEANQRIENTIREIKENKAERIATKQVRQELERFEQKELKPEPILAEAPKPLEEEFEKDNGAIAVGSYVRITGQNAIGEVISLRGKDAEIRIGDLKSTIKLNRLEKVSRKTFKDATEVRDDRPRSQGVDMNEKMQNFSFNLDIRGKRGEEALGEVDRFFDDALMLGYPELRIVHGKGDGILRTLVRNHLRGYKQVARMEDEHADRGGAGVTIVKMK; the protein is encoded by the coding sequence ATGCTTTACCCAAATACCTTAGAGGTTAAACTAGGTTTTGATTCTATCCGTGAACGGCTTAAAGAAGCCTGCGTGAGTCCACTGGGACAGGATTATGTCGAAAAAATCCGATTCACGGATAATACCCAACTAATTGATAAATTACTCCGTCAGACTACTGAATTCAAACAGATTGTTCAGTACGAACCTGATTTTCCAACTAGTAATTATATTGATGTTCGCCCCCATCTAAGCCGTGCGCGTGTAGAAGGACTCGCCCTAACAGAAGCCGAATTCTTTGATCTTAAATTAGCTCTTCGAACGGTTCAGGATTGTTTACGCTTTTTAACCCGGCATGCAGATACCCACCAAAGTGATTCAAAGCGTGACGAAGTCAGTAATTTCCCGTTTTTACGAGAATTAGCAGGCCCCGTTAGCCTTGACAAAAAACTGACTGATTCACTTGAGCGGGTAATCGACGACCGAGGTAATGTTCGGGACTCAGCTTCGCCAGAACTAGCCAGTATCCGTCGGCGAATAATTGGTGAGCAAGCCAATCTTCGAAAACGACTTGATAGCATTCTACGGCAGGCCAGGCAAAACGGCTGGATACCCGACGACCTTTCCCTAACCGTACGTGGTGGACGTTTAGTCATTCCAATTGCTGCCGAACACAAACGTAAGATTAAAGGGTTTGTCCATGATGAATCACAGACTGGTCAGACTGTCTTTCTAGAGCCTGCCGAAGTTTTCGATGCCAACAACGAAATCCGTGAGCTTGAATACGAAGAGCGACGTGAGATTTACCGGATTTTATTGGCTCTTACTGATCAAATCCGCCCACATCTGGATGACTTACGCAAAGCGGTTAATTTCCTGGCCCAGATTGATTTCATTCGGGCAAAGGCCAAATTAGCAGTTCAGTTGGAGGCTTCCATGCCCAAATTACTGGAGCGGCCCCTTGTGAACTGGACAAATGCCCGGCACCCTCTACTCTACCTGTCGTTCATGAAACAGGGAAAAACAGTAGTCCCACTACAGGTTCGACTGGATGAAAAGGCCCGAATCCTCATTATTTCCGGGCCGAACGCTGGAGGTAAGTCAGTTGCTCTCAAAACGATTGGCCTACTGCAGTATATGCTCCAGTGTGGGCTCTTAGTCCCTATGGAAGATTACTCGGAAATGGGCGTTTTTCAGAATTTATTTATCGACATTGGCGATGAGCAATCCCTGGAAAACGACCTGAGTACCTATTCATCACACCTGACCTCCATGAAGCAGTTCCTGATTGGAGCCAATAAACGTACCTTATTTCTGATCGACGAATTTGGTACGGGTACCGAACCTGGCCTGGGTGGAGCTATTGCCGAATCTATTCTGGAAGATCTGGCCAAATCAGGGGCCTACGGCGTTATCAATACGCACTACACCAACCTGAAAGTTATGGCCGACAAAACGCCGGGGTTGGTCAATGGAGCCATGCGATTTGATGGTGAACATCTCGAACCACTCTATCAATTAGAAATTGGTCGTCCAGGCTCATCATTTGCGTTTGAGATTGCCCAGAAAATCGGATTACCGAAAGGTGTAATTGACCGGGCGAAAGAAAAACTGGGGACTCAGCAGGTTAACTTTGAGAAATTACTGAAAGAACTGGATATTGAAAAGCGGGTGTTCTCCGAAAAGAACCTGGAAATCAGTATTAATCAGCGGAAACTTGCTCAGCAATTAGCTGAATACACAGCCCTGAAAACCCGTCTGGACAATGAACAGAAGAAGATCGTTAACGAGGCTAAGCAAAAGGCGAAAACCCTCGTTCAGGAAGCGAATCAGCGCATCGAAAACACCATTCGGGAGATCAAAGAGAACAAGGCTGAACGCATAGCTACTAAACAGGTTCGGCAGGAATTAGAGCGTTTTGAGCAAAAAGAACTCAAGCCAGAACCTATCCTTGCTGAAGCCCCAAAACCCCTCGAGGAAGAGTTCGAGAAAGATAACGGTGCCATCGCCGTAGGAAGTTACGTTCGGATTACCGGACAAAATGCCATTGGTGAAGTCATATCACTTCGGGGAAAAGATGCTGAAATTCGCATTGGTGACCTGAAATCGACTATAAAGCTTAACCGTCTTGAAAAAGTCAGCCGAAAAACGTTTAAAGACGCTACAGAAGTCCGTGATGACCGGCCTCGAAGCCAGGGCGTCGATATGAACGAGAAAATGCAGAACTTTAGCTTTAACCTCGACATTCGGGGCAAACGTGGCGAAGAAGCGTTGGGAGAGGTCGATCGTTTTTTCGACGACGCGCTAATGCTCGGCTACCCCGAATTACGCATAGTACATGGTAAAGGCGACGGTATCCTGCGAACCCTCGTTCGAAATCATCTGCGCGGCTATAAACAGGTAGCCCGAATGGAAGATGAACACGCCGACCGAGGTGGTGCAGGCGTTACTATTGTGAAAATGAAATAA
- a CDS encoding HAD family hydrolase: protein MKAVIFDMDGVLVDTNPHHRIAWGEYYQRNGKSLSDDDFVQYVSGKHNKDIVAHLFANQPLTHEEILRLSNEKEALFRELYSPVITPVAGLIPFLQALQSAGIRMAVATSAPAENLDFVVDTLNIRPYFDALLNESMVSHPKPDPEIYQKAMAMLGVEPAESVIFEDSMTGIQAAKASGATVVGMATTQTPDELRPFVDDTAHDFTELNLDRIQRLVKVF from the coding sequence ATGAAAGCTGTAATTTTTGATATGGATGGCGTGCTGGTCGATACCAACCCACACCACCGGATTGCCTGGGGCGAATATTATCAACGAAATGGGAAAAGCCTGAGTGATGACGACTTTGTTCAGTATGTTTCTGGGAAACACAACAAAGATATAGTCGCTCATTTGTTTGCCAATCAACCACTTACTCATGAAGAAATCCTCCGGCTGAGTAACGAGAAGGAAGCCCTGTTTCGGGAGCTATATAGCCCGGTGATTACACCCGTCGCTGGTTTAATCCCATTCTTACAAGCCCTTCAATCCGCCGGTATTCGGATGGCGGTAGCGACCTCGGCCCCTGCTGAAAATTTAGATTTTGTCGTCGACACGCTGAATATTCGGCCCTATTTCGACGCCTTACTCAACGAAAGCATGGTCAGCCATCCCAAACCCGATCCGGAAATTTACCAGAAAGCCATGGCTATGCTTGGCGTTGAACCTGCCGAAAGTGTCATTTTTGAGGATTCGATGACGGGCATTCAGGCGGCTAAGGCGTCGGGAGCAACCGTAGTTGGCATGGCTACCACCCAAACGCCCGACGAGTTACGCCCATTCGTAGACGACACGGCCCATGATTTTACCGAATTAAACCTTGACCGCATCCAGCGGCTAGTTAAAGTTTTTTAG
- a CDS encoding Abi family protein: MYNKGALTIEQQINQLKERGLKITEQDNASHFLSQISYYRLAGYWWPMQEDKVTHTFKPNSRFSDVIALYDFDRKLRILLFDIIEKIEISLRTKLIYHLSNDEDPWWFQNTSLFQNTSELVKSLFILDEEIERSKDIFIKEHKRKHKDDLRFPPAWKTLELTSFGSLSRLYGNLKNNIKAKDTIAKELGTVNHTFLPSWLQSIAQIRNFCAHHSRLWNRNLPGKPKLLPNPPNRWIKDIPKENEFPMLYVHLCCMKYLLNVIDPENQFKERLAGLLVEYPNVDPNALGLKPDWQNEPLWNKV, from the coding sequence ATGTATAATAAAGGGGCTCTTACAATAGAACAACAAATCAACCAATTAAAAGAGCGTGGATTAAAGATCACTGAACAGGATAACGCATCTCATTTCCTTAGTCAAATTAGTTATTATAGATTAGCTGGCTACTGGTGGCCAATGCAGGAAGATAAAGTAACTCATACGTTTAAGCCTAATAGCCGCTTTTCGGATGTAATTGCACTGTACGACTTCGATAGGAAATTAAGAATACTACTATTCGATATTATCGAAAAGATAGAAATAAGCTTAAGGACAAAATTAATATACCATCTATCAAATGACGAAGACCCTTGGTGGTTCCAAAATACAAGCTTATTTCAAAATACCAGTGAGTTGGTTAAATCTCTTTTTATACTAGACGAAGAGATCGAACGCTCAAAAGACATATTTATTAAAGAGCACAAGAGAAAACATAAAGATGACTTACGATTCCCTCCTGCATGGAAAACTCTTGAGCTAACAAGCTTCGGCAGTTTATCAAGATTATATGGTAACCTTAAAAATAACATCAAGGCTAAAGACACAATAGCTAAAGAACTTGGTACAGTTAATCATACTTTTTTACCTAGCTGGCTCCAGTCTATTGCTCAAATAAGGAATTTCTGCGCTCACCATAGCAGACTATGGAACCGAAATCTACCAGGTAAACCTAAGCTACTGCCAAATCCTCCCAATCGATGGATTAAGGATATACCTAAGGAAAATGAATTCCCTATGCTGTATGTGCATTTATGCTGCATGAAATATCTATTAAATGTTATAGACCCTGAGAACCAATTTAAGGAAAGATTGGCAGGGCTACTGGTAGAATACCCAAACGTTGACCCTAATGCTTTAGGCTTAAAACCTGATTGGCAGAACGAACCTCTGTGGAATAAAGTATAG
- a CDS encoding MOSC domain-containing protein, which translates to MQTIKDLLNTFPRPGRLEWIGLRPERDAFMNVVDAVEVSEKKGLVGDHYSGRSGNRHVTLIQAEYLPVVASLTGHEQVDPALLRRNLVISGLNLTALKDHQIQIGDVVLEITGQCHPCSKMETALGPGGYNAMRGHGGLTARVLKGGSIQIGDVVTVLTMDEALAPTD; encoded by the coding sequence GTGCAGACTATCAAAGACTTACTCAACACCTTTCCCCGTCCGGGACGGTTAGAATGGATTGGCCTTCGACCCGAGCGGGATGCGTTTATGAATGTGGTTGATGCCGTCGAGGTATCCGAAAAAAAAGGCCTGGTGGGCGATCATTACAGCGGTCGCAGTGGCAATCGGCATGTGACCCTTATTCAGGCGGAGTACTTGCCCGTTGTAGCCTCGCTAACGGGGCATGAGCAGGTCGATCCGGCACTTCTGCGTCGAAATCTGGTTATTTCGGGCCTGAATCTGACGGCCCTTAAAGACCATCAGATTCAGATTGGCGATGTTGTCCTGGAGATTACCGGGCAGTGCCATCCTTGTTCGAAAATGGAAACGGCTCTGGGACCTGGGGGCTACAATGCCATGCGCGGTCACGGTGGACTAACCGCCCGCGTGCTGAAAGGCGGAAGCATTCAGATAGGCGATGTTGTAACGGTTTTGACTATGGACGAGGCTTTGGCGCCGACTGATTAG
- a CDS encoding DUF5686 and carboxypeptidase regulatory-like domain-containing protein produces the protein MKSVILSLLFLIYSIVVLAQGSTGLRGIVKNKQGEVLPFAAVIVKGTPNGTITNAEGRYEIGLAPGKYDIVFQYLGFQTIQKSVEITTGFITLDATLEEQALRLAEVQTKAGNEDPAYTIMRRAIAKSRFHQLQVQRFKARVYTKSSITVTDLPNLAEMAFKKQLKEAEREANFKVGVPLLNETVSEVIFTQPNTYRQRIIANRNSQGDFLNPSRFFNASFYDPVIAETVSPLSPKAFAYYKFEYKGTFREVGAGGVPVEVSKIQVIPRQYGEGVFRGTIYILENTWAIHSLQLETVNNIGISFTIRHICSPVQGVWMPVNQRYSGKGSYLGVKAEGYYIRNLTFSEFVVNPAFVEDIEVADEKKAPPAQTLSKGEIKGAQLDDLVKKQKEFSTKNLRQMVKEYEKQEKEARKKRKEDVAVVRNDSMVVDSMARRRSNTFWDSLRSVPLTTAEIKSYNKADSLGLIRQIKTKVELKADSARQDSLNKKKKKFGVDHLLFGHTWRLAKRTSLAYTSPIERIEYNTVEGYTLEGALTLRYSPKVDSVNRFVKIPLGEWTVGGTGRYQFGRKQFVGYGQLGYQYRNTKLGISGGRYLNQFNPDNPISPFLNSLTTLLFEQNFIKLYQKDYLNLTVNASPFHDRLKVTGSLEYARRTELANYREDLKPWIDWRNRTFTPNRPDNAEVASTAFPTHNALVFNLSASARLGSTEYIIRNGRRIARRANDAPVLTLNYRKGMADADYDFLQATISHSFETGIRSRLNYQLSAGAFVNDRQVYFPDFKHFAGNEFFFQQGDAVSTYRLLPYYQYSTGKRFAEAHVLAEFRKFFITQLTLVRLIGLKENLFVHYLYTPASKNYTEIGYGLDGLIPQVFPFFRVEVISQWQDAKYQGLGFRIGTTLKFGR, from the coding sequence ATGAAATCAGTCATACTCAGTTTACTTTTTCTTATCTATTCGATAGTCGTGCTGGCGCAAGGTAGTACGGGTCTACGGGGGATCGTCAAAAACAAACAGGGTGAAGTTCTTCCCTTTGCGGCTGTGATCGTGAAAGGAACGCCAAACGGGACCATTACGAATGCCGAAGGACGGTACGAAATAGGACTGGCACCGGGTAAGTACGACATCGTATTTCAGTATCTGGGTTTCCAGACTATTCAGAAATCGGTAGAGATAACCACAGGTTTTATTACGCTGGATGCGACTCTCGAAGAACAGGCGTTACGGTTGGCGGAGGTGCAAACCAAAGCGGGTAATGAAGATCCTGCTTATACTATTATGCGTCGGGCCATTGCCAAAAGTCGTTTTCATCAGCTTCAGGTACAGCGATTTAAGGCAAGAGTATACACCAAATCGTCGATCACCGTCACGGATTTGCCGAATCTGGCCGAAATGGCGTTTAAGAAGCAACTGAAGGAAGCCGAACGCGAAGCCAATTTTAAAGTAGGCGTACCCTTACTGAATGAAACGGTTTCGGAAGTGATCTTTACCCAGCCCAATACCTATCGGCAACGCATCATCGCCAATCGAAATTCACAGGGCGATTTCCTGAACCCGAGCCGGTTCTTTAACGCCAGTTTTTACGATCCGGTTATTGCTGAAACGGTATCACCTTTATCGCCCAAAGCCTTTGCCTATTACAAGTTCGAGTACAAGGGCACATTTCGTGAAGTTGGTGCCGGGGGCGTTCCGGTCGAAGTGAGTAAAATTCAGGTCATTCCGCGTCAGTATGGCGAGGGCGTATTTCGGGGGACTATCTATATCCTGGAAAATACCTGGGCCATTCATAGTTTGCAGTTGGAAACGGTCAATAACATTGGCATCTCGTTTACCATTCGGCATATATGCAGCCCCGTACAGGGCGTCTGGATGCCTGTCAATCAACGGTATAGTGGCAAAGGGTCCTATCTGGGCGTAAAGGCTGAAGGGTACTACATCCGAAACCTGACCTTCAGCGAATTTGTGGTGAATCCAGCCTTTGTGGAGGATATTGAAGTGGCCGATGAGAAGAAAGCCCCACCCGCCCAAACGTTGTCGAAAGGAGAAATCAAAGGCGCTCAGTTAGATGATCTGGTGAAAAAGCAGAAGGAATTTTCGACCAAAAACCTGCGGCAAATGGTAAAGGAGTATGAAAAGCAGGAAAAAGAGGCCCGAAAAAAACGTAAAGAAGATGTAGCCGTTGTCCGAAATGATTCGATGGTGGTGGATTCAATGGCGCGTCGTCGTTCCAATACGTTCTGGGATTCGCTTCGGTCGGTTCCACTAACGACGGCCGAAATCAAAAGCTATAACAAAGCCGATAGTCTGGGCCTGATTCGTCAGATCAAAACCAAAGTTGAGCTAAAAGCCGATAGTGCCCGACAGGACAGCCTCAACAAGAAAAAGAAAAAGTTTGGTGTCGACCATTTGCTGTTTGGGCATACCTGGCGTTTGGCGAAACGAACGTCGTTGGCCTATACCAGTCCCATTGAACGGATTGAATACAATACCGTGGAAGGATACACACTCGAAGGAGCGTTGACTCTTCGGTATAGTCCTAAAGTGGATTCCGTGAATCGGTTTGTAAAGATTCCCCTTGGTGAATGGACGGTTGGGGGCACAGGGCGTTACCAATTTGGCCGGAAACAGTTCGTTGGATACGGCCAACTGGGGTATCAGTATAGGAATACGAAACTAGGGATTTCAGGCGGCAGGTATCTGAATCAGTTCAATCCTGATAATCCGATCAGCCCCTTTCTGAACTCGTTGACAACGTTGTTGTTCGAACAGAATTTTATCAAGCTGTATCAGAAAGATTACCTGAATCTGACGGTCAATGCCTCGCCGTTTCACGACCGACTGAAGGTAACGGGAAGTCTGGAATATGCCCGACGTACCGAACTGGCCAACTATCGGGAAGATCTCAAACCGTGGATTGATTGGCGCAACCGGACGTTTACCCCGAATCGGCCCGACAATGCCGAAGTAGCCAGCACAGCCTTCCCAACACATAACGCACTGGTATTTAATTTGTCGGCTTCGGCCCGTTTAGGCTCAACGGAATACATCATTCGGAATGGCCGACGCATTGCCCGTCGCGCCAACGATGCACCTGTATTAACGCTGAATTACCGGAAAGGCATGGCCGACGCTGACTATGATTTCCTACAAGCTACGATTAGCCACTCGTTCGAGACGGGGATTCGGAGTCGGCTGAATTATCAGTTGAGTGCGGGGGCCTTTGTCAACGATCGGCAGGTGTACTTCCCGGATTTCAAGCACTTTGCTGGTAATGAGTTTTTCTTTCAGCAGGGCGATGCTGTTTCTACCTATCGGCTACTGCCTTACTATCAATATAGCACCGGCAAACGGTTTGCCGAAGCCCATGTACTGGCTGAATTCAGAAAGTTCTTCATTACGCAGTTGACCCTGGTGCGACTCATTGGACTGAAAGAGAACCTGTTTGTGCATTACCTCTATACCCCCGCGTCGAAGAATTATACCGAAATAGGGTATGGTCTGGACGGACTGATTCCTCAGGTATTTCCGTTTTTCCGGGTAGAAGTTATCTCACAGTGGCAGGATGCCAAATACCAGGGGTTGGGTTTCCGAATCGGAACGACATTGAAATTTGGTCGGTAA
- a CDS encoding M24 family metallopeptidase, which yields MSKPVRFLFNLLCFNLTFITSVAIAQPSTVLPERERARVVDEILDDRFANLLPQLMRREGIDMWIIISREYNEDPVLRTMLPSTWLSARRRTIMVFFDNGKERPADAIEKLAIARYDVGNLLKGAWDIDVRPNQWEALVKVIEERKPKKIGLNMSPNYAHADGLSFTEHDEFLKKLPADYQKRVVSAEKLAVGWLETRTEKEMAIYPLICRLSHQIIQEGFSEQVIQPGVTTTEDVVWWFRQRITNLGLDTWFHPTVDIQRADAEDFNHLRTFSKRPDKQVIMPGDLIHVDFGITYLRLNTDQQQHAYVLRPGETDVPESIKTAFKQGNRLQDILTEQFKLGKTGNQMLLAALEQSKKEGINGTIYTHPIGVHGHAAGPTIGLWDQQKGVPGPGDYPLLANTAYSIELNAAVEIPEWKKVVRIMLEEDGFFDGKTFRYIDGRQTEIYTIPRKLGYVK from the coding sequence ATGTCAAAACCAGTACGCTTCCTCTTCAACTTACTCTGCTTTAATCTAACGTTCATTACCTCGGTTGCTATTGCCCAGCCTTCCACCGTTTTGCCCGAACGCGAACGGGCGCGGGTTGTCGACGAAATTCTGGACGATCGCTTCGCCAATCTGCTCCCTCAACTGATGCGTCGCGAAGGGATCGATATGTGGATCATTATCTCCCGCGAATACAACGAAGACCCGGTATTACGCACCATGCTACCCAGCACCTGGCTCTCGGCCCGTCGGCGAACGATTATGGTTTTCTTTGACAATGGGAAGGAACGGCCCGCCGATGCGATTGAAAAACTGGCCATTGCCCGCTACGACGTAGGAAACCTGCTCAAAGGTGCATGGGACATTGATGTTCGGCCTAACCAGTGGGAAGCGCTGGTTAAAGTGATTGAAGAACGGAAACCCAAAAAGATCGGCTTGAACATGTCGCCCAACTACGCTCATGCTGATGGTCTTTCATTTACTGAACACGATGAATTTCTGAAAAAGCTTCCCGCCGATTACCAGAAACGCGTTGTATCAGCGGAGAAACTGGCTGTTGGCTGGCTCGAAACCCGTACCGAAAAAGAAATGGCGATCTATCCGCTCATTTGCCGGTTATCGCACCAGATTATTCAGGAGGGCTTTTCGGAGCAGGTGATTCAGCCGGGTGTAACCACTACCGAAGACGTGGTCTGGTGGTTTCGGCAGCGCATTACCAACCTTGGCCTGGATACGTGGTTCCACCCAACAGTCGATATTCAACGCGCCGATGCTGAGGACTTCAATCACCTCCGCACCTTCTCGAAACGCCCTGATAAGCAGGTAATCATGCCCGGCGACCTGATTCATGTTGATTTTGGCATCACTTACCTGCGCCTGAACACCGACCAGCAACAGCATGCCTACGTACTACGCCCCGGCGAAACCGACGTCCCCGAGTCCATCAAAACCGCATTCAAACAGGGCAACCGACTACAGGATATTTTGACTGAGCAGTTTAAGCTGGGTAAAACCGGCAACCAGATGCTACTGGCAGCGCTGGAGCAATCGAAGAAAGAAGGCATCAACGGCACCATCTATACGCACCCGATTGGCGTTCATGGACACGCGGCAGGCCCGACCATTGGCCTCTGGGACCAGCAGAAAGGCGTTCCTGGCCCCGGTGATTATCCCTTATTGGCCAATACCGCTTATTCCATCGAACTGAACGCAGCCGTCGAAATTCCTGAATGGAAAAAAGTGGTACGCATCATGCTCGAAGAAGACGGCTTTTTCGACGGAAAAACCTTCCGTTACATCGACGGCCGCCAAACCGAAATCTATACCATCCCCAGGAAATTAGGCTATGTGAAGTGA
- a CDS encoding Crp/Fnr family transcriptional regulator — protein MQDTLFDFISKYITVTEEEKNAILSLDLFHSVKKGTTLLKEGQKSKDSYFALKGCIRTYYVLDGDEKTTAFYTEMEALTPPCVISKTPSDYYISCVEDSILLISNTDMEAEVNSKFPKFDTMCRILSEELLAKQRIDFDEFKTSSPEQRYLNLLQNRPDLIQRIPQHQLASYLGIKPQSLSRLRARIVEKSKG, from the coding sequence ATGCAAGACACATTATTTGACTTTATTTCAAAATACATTACTGTAACAGAAGAGGAGAAGAATGCAATCCTTTCTTTGGACCTATTTCACTCGGTAAAGAAAGGGACGACTTTACTCAAAGAAGGACAAAAATCGAAAGATAGCTACTTTGCCCTGAAAGGTTGTATTCGAACCTATTATGTACTGGATGGCGACGAAAAAACAACTGCTTTCTACACAGAGATGGAGGCCTTAACACCGCCTTGTGTCATTAGCAAAACTCCGTCCGACTATTATATAAGTTGTGTAGAAGACAGCATACTTCTAATTTCAAATACGGATATGGAAGCAGAGGTGAACAGCAAATTTCCAAAGTTTGATACCATGTGCAGAATCCTGTCGGAAGAACTGTTAGCGAAGCAACGAATTGATTTTGACGAGTTTAAAACGTCTTCCCCTGAACAACGCTACCTGAACTTACTACAAAACAGACCAGACCTTATCCAACGTATTCCACAGCATCAATTAGCGAGCTACTTAGGTATCAAGCCCCAATCGTTGAGCAGGCTGAGAGCCAGAATTGTAGAGAAAAGTAAGGGATAG